A region from the Vicia villosa cultivar HV-30 ecotype Madison, WI linkage group LG3, Vvil1.0, whole genome shotgun sequence genome encodes:
- the LOC131593318 gene encoding annexin-like protein RJ4 produces the protein MASLIAPSKHSPIEDAEALQRAVKGWGADEKAIIAILGHRNGTQRTQIRQAYYELYQEDLIKRLESELSGDFERAMYRWILEPAEREALLANIALKNANMNYHVIVEISCVSSPDELFIVRRAYHDRYKRSMEEDVATNTSGHLRQLLVGLVSSFRYGGSEVNTRLAQSEADVLHEAIKNKNHNHEEVIRILTTRSKTQLVATFNCYRHDHGIAITKKLLDEGSDDFHKALRIAINCISDHNKYYEKVLRNAMETVGTDDDALTRVIVTRAEKDLEEIKKVYYKRNSVHLEHAVAKKTSGDYKKFLLTLMAKEE, from the exons ATGGCTTCTCTAATTGCTCCTTCCAAACACTCTCCAATTGAAGATGCAGAAGCTCTTCAAAGAGCTGTTAAAG GTTGGGGAGCTGATGAAAAAGCCATTATAGCAATATTAGGTCATAGAAATGGCACTCAAAGAACTCAAATCAGACAAGCATATTATGAGCTCTATCAGGAAGATCTCATCAAACGACTTGAGTCCGAGCTATCCGGTGATTTTGAG AGAGCAATGTATAGGTGGATATTAGAACCTGCAGAACGTGAGGCTTTGTTGGCTAATATAGCACTAAAAAATGCAAACATGAACTATCATGTGATTGTGGAAATTTCATGTGTTTCTTCACCTGATGAGCTTTTTATTGTGAGACGTGCTTATCACGACCGATACAAACGTTCCATGGAGGAAGACGTGGCTACTAATACCTCGGGTCATCTTCGTCAG CTTTTGGTGGGGTTGGTGAGTTCATTTAGGTATGGTGGGAGTGAGGTGAATACAAGATTGGCACAATCAGAAGCTGATGTACTTCATGAGGCTATCAAAAACAAGAATCACAATCATGAAGAAGTAATTAGAATCCttacaacaagaagcaagacaCAACTTGTTGCAACTTTCAATTGCTATAGGCATGACCATGGCATTGCTATCACTAAG AAATTGTTGGATGAAGGATCTGATGACTTTCACAAGGCACTGCGAATAGCCATTAATTGCATCAGTGATCATAACAAGTACTATGAAAAG GTTCTTCGAAATGCAATGGAAACAGTTGGAACCGATGATGATGCCCTCACCCGAGTAATCGTTACCCGGGCTGAGAAGGACTTGGAAGAAATCAAAAAGGTCTATTACAAGAGAAATAGTGTTCACCTTGAGCATGCAGTGGCCAAAAAAACTTCAGGAGACTACAAGAAGTTTCTCCTTACTCTAATGGCAAAAGAAGAATAA